The Collimonas fungivorans Ter331 genome has a segment encoding these proteins:
- a CDS encoding M48 family metalloprotease, producing the protein MNRSLQIPRRILLAALISACCVLPAKLAFAVQNLPTLGDTSRESLSPLMERKLGEEVMHDIRRDPDYLNDAPLLEYLNNFGWTLVNARPEVRGEAGFDFFFFAVRDPVLNAFALPGGFIGVHSGLLLAAQSESELASVLAHEIGHVAQRHIARMVGSQKQDSMIALASMLLGALAMRGSGDAGAAVMMGGTGLAMQRQLNFSRDAEREADRIGLSILDSGGFDTSGMVAFFGRMQTASRNYSDVVPPYLLTHPLTTERIADIEARIREQRYRQRADSLDFQLIRARVRVLQDDTEQGRRDAQIVFDAQLQLNTKQQIVAAKYGMAFLAFKQGAYDKAEDLLQQAVAAALPAKQSLVLTDLGVEIMLASKREAEALKLVQQGQLQYPLSRGLAHQYARALIASKRLDDAIKYLREQARLYRQDADVQDLLAQAYSAQGKRALQHMALAESYVLTGSVPAALDQLRIARNSGDAGFYDQSMIDARERELQERWKEELAASKER; encoded by the coding sequence ATGAATCGATCATTGCAAATACCCAGGCGAATATTGCTTGCCGCGCTCATCAGCGCTTGCTGCGTGCTGCCGGCGAAACTTGCATTTGCGGTGCAAAACCTGCCCACCCTGGGCGACACCTCGCGCGAATCGCTGTCGCCGCTGATGGAGCGCAAGCTCGGCGAGGAGGTAATGCACGATATCCGTCGCGATCCTGATTACCTGAATGATGCGCCGCTGCTGGAATACCTGAACAATTTCGGCTGGACCCTGGTTAACGCCCGGCCCGAGGTGCGGGGCGAAGCGGGGTTTGATTTTTTCTTCTTTGCGGTGCGCGATCCGGTCTTGAATGCGTTTGCCTTGCCGGGCGGTTTTATCGGCGTTCATTCCGGCTTGCTGCTGGCGGCGCAGAGTGAATCGGAGCTGGCTTCGGTGCTCGCGCATGAAATCGGCCATGTGGCGCAGCGCCATATCGCGCGCATGGTGGGTAGCCAGAAGCAGGATTCGATGATCGCGCTGGCGTCCATGCTGCTGGGAGCGCTGGCGATGCGCGGCAGCGGCGATGCCGGTGCGGCGGTGATGATGGGCGGCACCGGGCTGGCGATGCAGCGGCAGTTGAACTTCAGCCGCGATGCTGAGCGTGAGGCGGATCGGATCGGGCTGTCGATCCTGGATTCCGGCGGTTTCGATACCAGCGGCATGGTGGCTTTTTTCGGGCGCATGCAGACCGCTTCCCGCAATTATTCGGATGTGGTTCCACCATATCTGCTGACGCACCCGCTGACCACCGAGCGGATTGCCGACATCGAGGCCCGGATCCGCGAGCAGCGTTACCGGCAGCGCGCCGATAGTCTGGATTTCCAGCTGATACGCGCTCGCGTGCGGGTGCTGCAGGATGATACCGAACAGGGCCGGCGCGATGCCCAGATCGTATTCGATGCGCAGCTGCAGCTGAATACCAAGCAGCAGATTGTTGCGGCTAAATATGGCATGGCTTTCCTGGCGTTCAAGCAGGGCGCTTACGACAAGGCCGAGGATTTGCTGCAGCAGGCCGTGGCGGCGGCTTTGCCGGCGAAGCAGAGCCTGGTGCTGACGGACCTGGGCGTTGAGATCATGCTGGCCAGCAAACGCGAGGCGGAAGCCTTGAAACTGGTGCAGCAGGGACAGCTCCAGTATCCCCTGTCGCGCGGGCTGGCGCATCAGTATGCGCGGGCGCTGATTGCTTCCAAGAGACTGGACGACGCTATCAAATATTTGCGTGAGCAGGCCCGGCTGTATCGCCAGGATGCGGATGTGCAGGATCTGCTGGCCCAGGCCTATTCGGCGCAGGGCAAGCGGGCGTTGCAGCATATGGCTTTGGCAGAATCTTATGTGTTGACCGGGAGTGTGCCGGCGGCGCTGGATCAGTTGCGGATTGCGCGGAATTCGGGGGATGCGGGGTTTTATGACCAGTCTATGATTGATGCGCGGGAAAGGGAGTTGCAGGAGCGGTGGAAAGAGGAGTTGGCTGCATCCAAAGAGCGTTGA
- the moaC gene encoding cyclic pyranopterin monophosphate synthase MoaC has protein sequence MTNKTPVSDKLTHFDQTGQAHMVDVGGKNDTHRIAVASGCIRMKAETLALIQSGTAKKGDVLGIARIAAIMATKRTSDLIPLCHPLALTRVTVDFSVDDADSSITCNAQAETVGKTGVEMEALTAVQIGLLTIYDMCKAVDRGMVITNVRVMEKHGGKSGDWTAGS, from the coding sequence ATGACCAATAAAACCCCTGTATCCGACAAGCTGACCCACTTTGACCAGACAGGCCAGGCTCACATGGTCGATGTCGGCGGCAAAAACGACACCCACCGCATCGCCGTCGCCAGCGGCTGCATCCGCATGAAGGCCGAGACATTGGCACTGATACAGTCGGGAACTGCAAAAAAAGGCGACGTGCTGGGAATTGCCCGCATCGCCGCCATCATGGCGACCAAACGCACCAGCGACCTGATCCCGCTGTGCCATCCGTTGGCGCTGACGCGGGTTACGGTCGACTTCAGCGTTGATGACGCGGACAGTAGCATTACTTGCAATGCGCAGGCTGAGACTGTGGGCAAGACTGGAGTGGAGATGGAGGCGTTGACTGCGGTCCAGATTGGACTATTGACTATTTATGACATGTGCAAGGCGGTGGACCGGGGAATGGTGATTACCAATGTGCGGGTAATGGAAAAACACGGCGGGAAGTCAGGAGATTGGACAGCCGGATCATGA
- a CDS encoding O-antigen ligase family protein: MTGIQATQVAPAAGSPRPSVSILAVLVAAVGPLWPFALANGAGYHDNQRILEILCLVLSGLFGAAVLILYRRERIRRLWNTRMMFLLALFFGFGLVSSIVAYSPRHALFEWANFLSLAVMSLLIASEIRTKGDALLDKILLLCGLGCALYIFLEIITYIAVINTGGQPKLEVLVLGFDNYRFLNHVQTATLPLLGLLAIRSNDAKRRIFSWAVISIWWALLFVTAGRGTFIGMLAGVIVTAIFLRKEAVRWCKVMLYSALLGLGVYLLLYVLIPVTLGLQPFGLLFSLVDRSMENPGSGRWSLWVRAWEIIAAHPWLGAGPLHFAHFGRTVQNGAHPHNWILQIACEWGIPAFLCLAAALALAFKKLLATRRYPALADGRNQLILAAWLTGGVAILVDGLVSGLFVMPSSQLWIALYIGCAWGWICSVGPAQAEATMRLSVAMRAGGAIGVLVLIWLLGNGLWPEIRNLSLYEEQSLQKELYPGPVLRPRIWLGGYF; the protein is encoded by the coding sequence GTGACAGGTATTCAGGCTACACAGGTTGCGCCGGCGGCTGGTTCGCCCAGGCCATCTGTTTCAATATTGGCGGTCCTTGTTGCCGCAGTCGGCCCGTTGTGGCCTTTTGCCTTGGCAAATGGCGCTGGTTATCATGATAACCAGCGCATCCTCGAAATTTTATGCTTGGTCTTGTCTGGCCTGTTCGGCGCGGCCGTCTTGATTTTGTACCGTCGCGAAAGAATCCGGCGCTTATGGAATACGCGCATGATGTTTCTCTTGGCGCTGTTCTTTGGGTTTGGCCTAGTCTCCAGCATTGTCGCCTATTCGCCGCGCCACGCTTTGTTCGAATGGGCCAATTTTTTATCGCTGGCGGTCATGTCTCTGCTGATCGCATCCGAAATCCGTACCAAGGGCGACGCCTTGCTGGACAAGATACTGCTCTTGTGCGGCCTCGGATGCGCACTCTATATTTTCCTGGAGATCATCACCTATATCGCGGTGATCAATACCGGCGGCCAGCCAAAGCTGGAAGTGCTGGTTCTCGGTTTCGATAATTATCGCTTCCTTAATCATGTCCAGACCGCTACCTTGCCGCTCCTGGGATTGTTGGCGATTCGTAGCAATGATGCAAAGAGGAGAATATTTTCCTGGGCCGTCATTTCAATATGGTGGGCGCTCCTTTTCGTCACGGCCGGGCGCGGCACTTTTATCGGCATGCTGGCCGGCGTGATTGTGACCGCGATATTCCTGCGGAAAGAGGCTGTGCGCTGGTGCAAGGTGATGCTGTATTCAGCGTTGCTCGGACTTGGCGTGTATCTGCTGCTTTATGTGCTGATCCCCGTCACGCTTGGCTTGCAGCCATTCGGACTCCTGTTCTCCCTGGTTGACCGAAGCATGGAGAACCCCGGTTCTGGTCGCTGGTCGCTGTGGGTACGAGCATGGGAAATCATAGCGGCACATCCATGGCTGGGAGCAGGACCTTTGCATTTTGCTCATTTCGGACGCACTGTGCAAAATGGCGCGCACCCGCATAACTGGATACTGCAGATCGCCTGCGAATGGGGCATTCCGGCCTTTCTTTGCCTGGCTGCTGCCCTCGCTTTGGCTTTTAAGAAATTGCTGGCGACACGCCGGTACCCGGCTTTGGCGGATGGAAGAAATCAACTGATACTTGCAGCATGGCTGACCGGTGGAGTGGCTATCCTGGTAGATGGATTGGTGTCGGGCCTGTTCGTGATGCCTAGCAGCCAGTTGTGGATTGCCTTGTATATCGGTTGTGCGTGGGGCTGGATCTGTTCGGTTGGGCCGGCGCAAGCCGAGGCGACAATGCGCTTGTCTGTCGCGATGCGAGCAGGCGGCGCAATTGGCGTGCTGGTATTGATCTGGCTGCTTGGCAATGGATTGTGGCCGGAAATCCGTAACCTGTCTTTGTATGAAGAGCAAAGTCTGCAGAAAGAGCTTTATCCCGGTCCGGTGCTGCGTCCGCGGATCTGGCTGGGCGGCTATTTCTGA
- a CDS encoding PglL family O-oligosaccharyltransferase codes for MPFIQPFHGAPISSLFAEWQSFLWLWAALIVACFHGDGPRQAAIIPMISIAGSLLLAFAAMQMLVWPPEYLQQLLLPICYFVSLCAVVQLGYWLRQRHLVERCLAWLGFFLAFGAAYTVVAQFMQLLWPDFSHMPFLMARLPRHDLYGNIGQASHAATYLAIGWAAAHYLLSRGSLQLKAYLPFVFFLFAGIILTGQRSGFIYVVCLSILFWRFPMNGKAAPGSSRRSVWLCAIPFVYLLQGYLMRTALHWPVMDITSAARGLNSSWNAHLKLLQVGWSVFLEAPWFGVGWGRLGSYEFLRADILPVNHVHNIVLQLLAETGIFFTAALLSVIVLWLLRLLKFPASPEKLFVLGVVIVLSLDSLADSPLWYAYFLLPLGVFAGMFETKAVRLKFPSRLTEVLVKAMGLVAAGILFYAFFEAIYVTDLYGRRSTAIYSRSLHAAELKEIAQMPSRIFLEPYTDYIDSTGRVLGTDNLSENMALNQRLLNTSVNSVVITRQSIYQALAGNEAEAKVTFLRMQKTFPDQAPEMLDMVKLAASHANNENLAGFSKWVTEAALKK; via the coding sequence ATGCCATTCATCCAGCCGTTCCATGGCGCGCCGATTTCTTCGTTATTTGCCGAATGGCAGTCGTTTTTATGGCTGTGGGCTGCGCTAATCGTCGCCTGCTTTCACGGGGATGGTCCGCGCCAGGCCGCGATAATACCAATGATTTCCATCGCCGGGAGCCTCTTGCTAGCATTTGCAGCGATGCAAATGCTCGTCTGGCCGCCAGAGTATCTGCAGCAACTGCTTTTACCCATATGTTACTTCGTTAGCTTGTGTGCAGTGGTCCAATTGGGATACTGGCTGCGCCAACGCCATCTGGTCGAGCGTTGTTTGGCATGGCTTGGGTTTTTCCTGGCGTTTGGCGCTGCTTACACCGTGGTGGCGCAGTTCATGCAGTTGTTGTGGCCGGATTTTTCCCACATGCCTTTCTTGATGGCGAGGCTTCCCCGCCATGACCTCTACGGCAATATCGGGCAAGCCAGTCACGCAGCCACGTATTTGGCGATCGGCTGGGCCGCAGCCCATTATTTGTTATCGCGCGGCAGCTTGCAGCTGAAGGCATATCTGCCTTTTGTGTTTTTCCTGTTTGCCGGCATCATATTGACCGGCCAGCGCAGCGGTTTTATCTATGTCGTGTGCTTAAGCATCCTGTTCTGGCGCTTTCCAATGAATGGCAAGGCCGCGCCTGGCTCCAGCCGCCGTTCGGTATGGCTCTGCGCCATACCGTTTGTGTACCTGCTGCAGGGTTATCTGATGCGCACGGCGCTTCATTGGCCGGTAATGGATATTACTTCGGCCGCGCGAGGGTTGAACAGCAGCTGGAATGCGCATCTGAAGTTGTTGCAGGTCGGCTGGTCGGTGTTTTTAGAAGCGCCGTGGTTTGGCGTGGGCTGGGGGCGCCTGGGTTCCTACGAGTTCCTGAGAGCAGATATCTTGCCAGTGAACCATGTCCATAATATTGTCTTGCAGCTGCTCGCCGAAACCGGCATTTTTTTCACGGCCGCATTACTGTCTGTTATCGTTTTATGGTTGCTGAGGCTGCTGAAGTTTCCAGCGTCGCCTGAAAAACTATTTGTACTGGGTGTTGTGATTGTTCTCAGCCTGGACAGTTTGGCGGACTCTCCGCTCTGGTACGCCTATTTTTTGCTGCCGCTTGGTGTGTTCGCCGGGATGTTTGAGACAAAGGCTGTACGCTTGAAATTTCCTTCGAGGTTGACCGAAGTATTAGTCAAGGCCATGGGCCTGGTTGCAGCAGGGATCTTGTTTTATGCATTTTTTGAAGCCATCTACGTGACCGACCTGTATGGTAGAAGAAGTACCGCCATTTATTCGAGGAGCCTGCACGCAGCGGAGCTGAAAGAAATTGCGCAAATGCCAAGCCGGATCTTTCTTGAGCCTTATACCGACTATATAGACAGCACCGGGCGCGTTCTGGGCACCGATAATCTGTCGGAAAACATGGCACTCAATCAACGCTTGCTGAATACTTCGGTGAATAGCGTAGTGATTACCCGTCAAAGCATCTATCAGGCGCTGGCAGGCAATGAGGCAGAAGCAAAGGTAACTTTTCTGAGGATGCAAAAAACATTTCCGGACCAGGCGCCTGAAATGCTTGATATGGTCAAGCTTGCCGCCAGCCACGCCAACAACGAAAATCTGGCAGGGTTTTCAAAATGGGTCACAGAGGCCGCGTTAAAAAAATAA
- a CDS encoding pilin → MKSMKMIKRAQRGFTLIELMIVVAIIGILAAVAIPQYQDYTMRAKLSNVAAGVGPIELAMSEFFQTNGSFPDTNALTAAGIKLIATKEATYTITSGPTATTGEITATFNDVLGTNVPKNATIKFSSTPNQGDTAIKWEAKASADITNNAALNYIKTKLSGS, encoded by the coding sequence ATGAAATCGATGAAAATGATTAAACGTGCCCAGCGCGGTTTTACCCTGATCGAATTGATGATCGTCGTGGCGATCATCGGTATCCTGGCTGCCGTGGCAATTCCTCAGTATCAGGACTACACAATGCGCGCCAAACTGTCTAACGTGGCAGCTGGTGTTGGTCCTATCGAACTGGCGATGTCCGAATTCTTCCAGACCAATGGTTCGTTCCCGGATACCAATGCCCTCACTGCAGCTGGAATCAAACTCATTGCAACTAAGGAAGCAACATATACGATAACTAGCGGTCCTACAGCAACTACTGGTGAAATTACCGCGACATTTAACGATGTCCTCGGTACTAATGTCCCAAAGAATGCGACAATTAAATTTTCGTCAACTCCTAATCAAGGCGATACAGCCATTAAATGGGAGGCAAAGGCAAGTGCTGATATCACCAACAATGCTGCACTCAACTATATTAAAACCAAATTGAGCGGTTCCTAA
- a CDS encoding FHA domain-containing protein → MAKIILTKGGTVIQEMTLTKERTTIGRRAHNDMVIDNLAISGEHAVIITIYNDSFLEDLNSTNGTQVNGHPVTKHFLQHNDVIQMARYKLLYQVDTDEEIKDNRPKMFPVPRPDATITVLDGPSAGKEMLLTKVLTTIGRPGIQVAIVTRRPHGYELTHVEGQTYTRVNDTPLSSGARALKDEDVIDIAGTLMKFSWKAV, encoded by the coding sequence ATGGCGAAGATCATCCTGACCAAAGGCGGCACCGTGATACAAGAGATGACGCTCACCAAAGAGCGCACCACCATCGGCCGCCGCGCCCACAATGACATGGTCATTGATAACCTTGCCATCAGCGGCGAACATGCGGTCATCATTACTATCTACAACGATTCGTTCCTGGAAGATCTCAACAGCACCAACGGCACCCAGGTCAACGGTCATCCGGTCACCAAACATTTCCTGCAGCATAACGATGTGATCCAGATGGCCAGGTACAAGCTGTTGTATCAGGTTGATACGGATGAGGAAATCAAGGACAACCGGCCGAAGATGTTTCCTGTGCCGCGGCCGGATGCCACTATTACTGTGCTGGATGGGCCTAGTGCCGGTAAGGAGATGTTGCTGACCAAGGTGTTGACTACTATTGGGCGTCCCGGCATTCAGGTTGCCATAGTCACGCGTCGGCCGCATGGCTATGAGCTGACTCATGTCGAAGGACAGACTTATACCCGGGTCAACGATACACCGCTGAGCTCGGGAGCACGGGCGCTTAAGGATGAGGATGTGATTGATATTGCAGGGACTTTGATGAAATTTTCCTGGAAGGCTGTTTAA
- a CDS encoding Stp1/IreP family PP2C-type Ser/Thr phosphatase, giving the protein MVRVQNEDTVVVDDVLQLAILADGMGGYNAGEVASSIATVAIQEEIESQLQEYRRLQKPEAELPTRLWLMQAVRQANSTIINAARREPEYRGMGTTLVVAWFAPQGSVSIAHVGDSRAYRIRDGLLEQLTRDHSLLQEQIDAGLIRAEDAQFANNRNIVTRAVGIDYQLVVEVHQHQVAAGDLYLLCSDGLSDRIGDEDIFNIVSDAQGDLKMACTMLINAANQSGGQDNVSVILVSVPDNGQAGE; this is encoded by the coding sequence ATGGTGCGAGTACAAAACGAAGACACCGTCGTGGTCGACGATGTCCTGCAGCTGGCGATCCTGGCCGACGGCATGGGCGGCTACAACGCCGGTGAAGTCGCCAGCAGCATCGCCACCGTCGCCATCCAGGAAGAAATCGAAAGCCAACTGCAGGAGTACCGCCGCCTGCAGAAGCCGGAAGCCGAGCTGCCGACGCGCCTGTGGCTGATGCAGGCCGTGCGCCAGGCCAACAGCACCATCATCAACGCCGCCCGCCGCGAGCCGGAATACCGCGGCATGGGCACCACCCTGGTGGTAGCCTGGTTCGCGCCGCAGGGCAGCGTCAGCATCGCCCATGTCGGCGATTCGCGCGCGTATCGCATCCGCGACGGTTTGCTGGAACAGCTGACGCGCGACCACTCCCTGCTGCAGGAACAGATCGACGCCGGCCTGATCCGCGCCGAAGACGCGCAATTCGCTAACAACCGTAATATTGTTACACGTGCCGTCGGCATCGATTACCAGCTGGTGGTGGAAGTTCATCAGCATCAGGTGGCGGCCGGCGATCTTTATTTGCTGTGTTCGGATGGATTGTCGGACCGGATCGGCGACGAGGATATCTTCAATATTGTCAGCGACGCCCAGGGCGACCTGAAGATGGCATGCACCATGCTTATCAATGCTGCCAACCAGTCGGGCGGACAGGACAATGTGTCGGTGATCCTGGTCAGCGTGCCGGATAACGGACAGGCTGGCGAATAA
- the sucD gene encoding succinate--CoA ligase subunit alpha encodes MSILINKDTKVVTQGITGKTGQFHTRGCRDYANGKNAFVAGVNPKKAGEDFEGIPIFANVSEAKAATGANVSVIYVPPAGAAAAIWEAVEAELDLAICITEGIPVRDMLALKDRMAKAGSKTLLLGPNCPGLITPDEIKIGIMPGHIHKKGRIGVVSRSGTLTYEAVGQLTALGLGQSSAVGIGGDPINGLKHIDIMKMFNDDPDTDAVIMIGEIGGPDEANAAYWIKDNMKKPVVSFIAGVTAPPGKRMGHAGALISGGADTAQAKLDIMEACGITVTKNPSEMARLLKAML; translated from the coding sequence ATGTCGATCCTGATCAACAAAGACACTAAAGTCGTCACCCAAGGCATTACCGGCAAGACCGGCCAATTTCACACCCGCGGCTGCCGCGACTACGCAAACGGCAAGAACGCGTTTGTCGCTGGCGTGAATCCGAAAAAAGCCGGCGAAGATTTCGAAGGCATCCCGATTTTCGCTAACGTTTCCGAAGCCAAGGCCGCCACCGGCGCCAACGTTTCGGTGATCTATGTGCCGCCAGCAGGCGCGGCAGCAGCGATCTGGGAAGCCGTCGAAGCCGAACTCGACCTGGCCATCTGCATCACTGAAGGCATTCCTGTACGCGACATGCTGGCGTTGAAAGACCGCATGGCAAAAGCTGGCAGCAAGACCTTGCTGCTCGGACCTAACTGCCCAGGCCTGATCACGCCGGACGAAATCAAGATCGGCATCATGCCGGGCCACATCCACAAGAAGGGCCGCATCGGCGTGGTTTCGCGCTCCGGCACCCTGACTTATGAAGCAGTCGGTCAGCTGACCGCACTGGGCCTGGGCCAGTCATCGGCAGTCGGCATCGGCGGCGATCCGATCAACGGCTTGAAGCACATCGACATCATGAAGATGTTCAATGACGATCCTGACACAGACGCGGTCATCATGATTGGCGAAATCGGCGGTCCGGACGAAGCGAATGCCGCTTATTGGATCAAGGACAACATGAAGAAGCCGGTGGTCAGCTTCATCGCCGGCGTTACCGCTCCTCCGGGCAAGCGCATGGGCCATGCCGGCGCGCTGATCTCGGGCGGCGCCGACACTGCGCAAGCCAAGCTGGACATCATGGAAGCGTGTGGCATCACCGTCACCAAGAATCCATCGGAAATGGCGCGTTTGCTGAAAGCGATGCTGTAA